The Helicobacter cetorum MIT 00-7128 region CTCAGCTAAAATGATAGCATCAAACGCACCTAGTTCAAGCTTTTTTAAACGGGTTTGGACATTCCCCCTTAAGCTCTCTGTGTCTAAATCTTTGCGTTTAAATTTGAGTTGCATGGAGCGTCTTAAAGAAGTGGTGCCAACTTTTGCCCCCTTAGGCAAGCTCATTAAATCAGAGTATTTAATACTTAAAAAAGTGTCTCTCACATCAGCTCTTTTAGTGATACACGCCAAGTCTAATTCGTTTTCAAACACTACCGGCACATCTTTTAAAGAATGCACGGCTAAATCAATTTCCCCACTTAATAGCAATTCTTCTAATTCCTTAGTAAATAACCCCTTACCCCCAATCTTATTCAAAGGCGTGTCTAAAATCTTATCACCCTTAGTTTTGATTATTTTAATCTCGCTTTCTATAGAGCATTCTGTTTTTAGGCGTTGTTTAATGTAATTCGCTTGCCATAAAGCAAGTTCGCTCCCCCTAGAGCCAATCAATAATTTTTCCATTTTATTAACCCCCCTACTCACTCTCTAGCATTTCTAAAATTCTAACTTCTAATTCAGTGTCTTTAAGCATTTGTTTTTCTAAATTAGAGCGTTTGATACACTCAAATTCTTTACTCTCTAAAGTTTGCTTCCCAATAATAAGAGCGAATCGCTCCCCAATAAGCTCAAAATCTCTCATTTTTGCCCCAAAACGCACATCTCTATCGTCTAATAAAACATCAACACCTTTTTTAAGCAATCTTTCATATACTTCAAAAGCGAGCTGTTGTTGAGACTCATCTTTCACATTAGAAACCACGATAACCACATCAAAGGGGGCGGTATTTTTTGTCCATACACAACCTAAATTATCGCTCTTTTGCTCTAAAATCGCACTAAGCAACCTACTAATGCCTATCCCATAACAACCCATTTCAAAAAATTGCTCTTTGCCATTTTTATCCAAGAAACTTGCTTTCAAGCTTTTAGCATAGCCTTGCCCAAGTTTGAAAATATGCCCCACTTCCAAACTCTTATGATACTTCAATGCCCCCTTACAACAAGGGCAATTATCACTCTCTTTGACTTGGATAATATCTCTATAAACAAGGTTTTCAAACTCTTCTAAATTCAC contains the following coding sequences:
- the hemC gene encoding hydroxymethylbilane synthase is translated as MEKLLIGSRGSELALWQANYIKQRLKTECSIESEIKIIKTKGDKILDTPLNKIGGKGLFTKELEELLLSGEIDLAVHSLKDVPVVFENELDLACITKRADVRDTFLSIKYSDLMSLPKGAKVGTTSLRRSMQLKFKRKDLDTESLRGNVQTRLKKLELGAFDAIILAEAGLQRLEIKGAKYRKAFSVDEMIPSMGQGALGVEMLKSHKHFSTLQKLNDEESAFCCNLEREFVKALDGGCQIPIGVHASIINDEVKIQAILGLPNGEQVISKEKQGKKVRAFLLVEELLEEFIASGAREILDKAQLF